TACTGAACTGGAAAAGCTTCTTTCTCATCCAAAAGTTGTAGCGATTGGTGAAACTGGATTAGATTATTATTGGGATTCTCAGTATATTCTCAACCAAAAAAAAGCTCTCTATAATCATATCGAATTAGCCGAACAGAATCGGCTCCCTTTAGTTCTTCATTCTCGGTCATCAGATGAAGATCTGATTGAAATTTGCCAAAATTCAGTAAAAAGCATTCCACTTATTTGGCATTGTTTTTCCGGTGATGAAGAGACCTTTCTCAAAGCCTTGCAGATGGATTTTTATTTTTCTCTGGGAGGAATAATGACTTTTCCTAATGCTCGTCGTTTAAGGGAATTCATAACTAAAATTCCTAATGAACGACTTCTATTAGAAACTGATTCACCCTATCTTGCTCCGCAAAAGAAAAGAGGGAGGCGAAATGAGCCTTCTTATTTAATTGAAACTGCGAAATTTCTATCTGAATGGTTGGGTATTCCACTGGATAGGTTGCAGA
This is a stretch of genomic DNA from Candidatus Atribacteria bacterium ADurb.Bin276. It encodes these proteins:
- the ycfH gene encoding putative deoxyribonuclease YcfH, coding for MSFWIDTHAHLDGQEFDPDRCEVIRRAEEVGVKRIINASSSLSSCRESLRIAFDYPSVFVAIGIHPQEIKESLPDFTELEKLLSHPKVVAIGETGLDYYWDSQYILNQKKALYNHIELAEQNRLPLVLHSRSSDEDLIEICQNSVKSIPLIWHCFSGDEETFLKALQMDFYFSLGGIMTFPNARRLREFITKIPNERLLLETDSPYLAPQKKRGRRNEPSYLIETAKFLSEWLGIPLDRLQNQIYQNIKDIFGEKLNQG